The Metabacillus sediminilitoris genome window below encodes:
- a CDS encoding Ger(x)C family spore germination protein gives MKKTICVFLFIPFLLTGCVEKEVLDDINLVTALAFDSADDNKILGTVNYNVYLQDQPVEDKQMVHQSELSRELIEDMQKQSSHPLVLGKLQIVLFGDSLVKSGINEQVDTLQREPSISERLLLVVARGEAKDILGADFSPLGASEFLTNLILHNKTELDVPRSNLHLFLHQYYSKGQDPYLPILKRTDNNIKIDGLALFHNEKFVDDIPNEKLFFFKVLSDQYTNGSHRLVLPESKEQAGIKSISSSRKFKLISTNPCKIEISIRIEGFITEYTGNKITQKTINEAEKTFEEEINKETLALFEQFKEHKIDPLGIGNEIESRSRNFKIDEWRDKIADLEIDIKSKAIITETGVID, from the coding sequence ATGAAGAAAACAATATGTGTCTTTTTGTTTATTCCCTTTCTCTTAACTGGTTGTGTAGAGAAGGAAGTATTGGATGATATAAATCTTGTAACAGCTCTAGCTTTTGATAGTGCTGATGATAATAAAATATTAGGTACAGTTAATTATAATGTGTATTTACAGGATCAACCAGTAGAGGATAAGCAAATGGTTCACCAATCTGAACTTAGCAGAGAGCTTATCGAAGATATGCAAAAGCAGTCTTCACACCCACTTGTTCTTGGAAAGCTGCAAATCGTCTTATTTGGTGATTCTTTAGTGAAATCAGGTATCAATGAACAAGTAGACACACTGCAACGTGAACCATCAATTAGTGAACGGCTTTTACTTGTTGTAGCAAGAGGGGAGGCAAAAGATATTTTAGGAGCTGACTTTTCACCATTAGGTGCTTCGGAATTTTTAACAAATTTAATTTTACATAATAAGACTGAATTAGATGTCCCAAGATCAAATTTACATTTATTTTTACACCAATATTATTCGAAAGGGCAGGATCCTTATTTACCTATTTTAAAACGAACTGATAATAATATTAAAATTGATGGTTTAGCACTTTTTCATAATGAAAAGTTTGTCGATGACATTCCAAACGAAAAGTTGTTTTTCTTTAAAGTATTATCAGACCAGTATACGAATGGATCACATCGATTAGTCCTTCCAGAATCTAAAGAACAAGCAGGTATCAAAAGTATATCTTCATCGAGAAAATTTAAACTTATTTCAACAAATCCTTGTAAAATTGAAATTTCTATTAGGATTGAAGGCTTTATTACTGAATATACTGGGAATAAAATAACACAAAAGACCATTAATGAAGCTGAAAAGACATTTGAAGAAGAGATTAATAAAGAGACGCTGGCACTTTTTGAGCAGTTTAAAGAGCACAAAATTGACCCGCTAGGAATTGGAAATGAGATAGAGTCCAGATCTCGCAATTTCAAAATCGATGAATGGAGAGACAAGATAGCTGATTTAGAAATTGATATAAAATCGAAAGCGATCATTACAGAGACAGGGGTTATTGACTGA
- a CDS encoding GerAB/ArcD/ProY family transporter, translated as MIKIAERFQVSHFLVFYLIHGLQFGIGVLGFQRIVAEKAGHDFWISVIISGIFVHISLWMIYRILEGSKGNIVTVHKEIFGKWIGGFLSILLILYFSLLATTVVRSFIEIVAVWMFPDINVWIFSFIIFLLVLYIVSGGFRIVTGISFFGVVLPIYLLLSFLFPLQFANIRNLFPIFDHSIKDIVLSSKDMSLTILGFEALLIYYPFIKNVEKSKKWAHIAVAFTTLVYTYISIITIVYFSAEQLGRTVWATLTIWKIIELPFVERFEYIGIANWIIIILPNICLTLWCASRCLKDIFRFNQKYSLYFLLVVIYFIVNMLESREQISLINDITGQVGFYLMFVYIPILFLITLVIRKIKVRKV; from the coding sequence ATGATCAAAATAGCGGAGAGGTTTCAAGTATCGCATTTTTTAGTCTTTTATTTAATCCATGGACTCCAATTTGGAATTGGTGTGTTAGGGTTTCAACGAATTGTAGCAGAAAAAGCGGGACATGATTTTTGGATTTCTGTCATTATATCGGGTATATTTGTCCATATTTCATTATGGATGATTTACCGGATTTTAGAAGGATCTAAAGGTAATATTGTTACAGTACATAAAGAGATTTTCGGAAAATGGATTGGCGGGTTCTTAAGCATATTATTGATTTTGTACTTTAGTCTTTTAGCTACAACTGTCGTTCGATCATTTATAGAAATCGTTGCAGTTTGGATGTTTCCAGATATTAATGTATGGATATTTTCTTTTATTATTTTTTTATTAGTCCTCTATATTGTTAGCGGGGGTTTTAGAATTGTAACAGGTATTAGCTTTTTCGGTGTAGTGCTGCCGATTTATTTACTATTATCCTTTCTGTTTCCACTTCAATTTGCGAATATAAGAAATCTATTTCCTATTTTTGATCATTCGATAAAAGATATTGTTTTATCATCAAAAGATATGTCTCTTACAATCTTGGGCTTTGAAGCGTTGCTTATCTATTATCCATTTATAAAAAATGTTGAAAAATCAAAAAAGTGGGCACATATAGCTGTTGCATTTACAACATTGGTATATACATATATTAGTATCATTACAATTGTTTATTTTAGTGCAGAACAGCTTGGAAGAACTGTTTGGGCGACGTTAACGATTTGGAAAATTATCGAATTGCCCTTTGTTGAACGATTTGAATATATTGGAATTGCCAATTGGATCATTATTATATTGCCTAATATTTGTTTAACTTTATGGTGTGCAAGCAGATGCCTAAAAGATATATTTCGATTTAATCAGAAATACTCGCTCTACTTCCTGCTTGTGGTTATCTATTTTATCGTTAACATGCTTGAATCGCGGGAACAGATAAGCTTAATTAATGACATAACTGGACAGGTTGGTTTTTATTTAATGTTTGTCTATATCCCGATTCTTTTCTTAATTACCCTAGTTATTAGAAAAATAAAGGTGAGAAAAGTATGA